The Thalassotalea sp. 273M-4 genome includes a region encoding these proteins:
- a CDS encoding cytochrome b/b6 domain-containing protein, protein MKIRVWDNFTRIYHMAQLVLIAVLWYSAEEALFDLHFSCAFILFGLWLTRLVWGFVGSESSRFSQFIKSPISVCKHLLKREQRPNHLGHNPIGGYMVLALLLSLGLQLVTGLFASDDVFSEGPLYPFFSESLVAQMDSLHHANFNVLLFLIGLHMSAGVLHLIKGDNVIWAIISGVKKDTAVNANKPLKFKSSWLALLLWGVLALMAYDFGMQYASY, encoded by the coding sequence ATGAAAATTCGAGTTTGGGATAACTTCACCCGAATCTATCATATGGCACAATTGGTGCTAATAGCTGTGCTTTGGTATAGCGCTGAAGAAGCCCTATTTGATCTTCATTTTAGCTGTGCATTTATCTTATTTGGGCTTTGGCTTACGCGCCTAGTGTGGGGGTTTGTGGGCAGTGAGAGCTCACGCTTTAGTCAATTTATCAAATCGCCAATATCGGTATGCAAACATTTGCTCAAGCGAGAACAAAGACCCAATCACTTAGGGCACAACCCTATCGGTGGTTACATGGTATTGGCGCTTTTACTCAGTTTGGGGCTGCAGTTGGTTACGGGTTTATTTGCCAGTGATGACGTTTTTTCTGAAGGCCCTTTATATCCATTTTTTAGTGAGTCGTTGGTTGCTCAAATGGATTCATTACACCATGCAAACTTTAATGTTTTACTGTTTTTAATTGGCCTTCACATGAGCGCGGGGGTCCTTCATCTGATCAAGGGTGATAACGTTATTTGGGCGATCATCAGTGGGGTAAAAAAAGACACTGCGGTGAATGCCAACAAGCCGCTTAAGTTTAAGTCCTCTTGGCTTGCGCTGTTGTTATGGGGAGTACTTGCCTTAATGGCTTATGACTTTGGCATGCAATACGCCAGTTACTGA
- the hemL gene encoding glutamate-1-semialdehyde 2,1-aminomutase, translating to MSHSQQLFQQAQQTIPGGVNSPVRAFKGVGGTPRFIERAQGAYIFDADQNKYIDYVGSWGPMILGHNDPVILDAVIKTAQNGLSFGAPTELEITMAEKVRELVPSMQKLRMVSSGTEATMSAIRLARGYTGRDKILKFEGCYHGHADSLLVKAGSGALTLGVPNSPGIPADFAKHTLTVTYNDIESVKQIFAQYGDDIACIIVEPVAGNMNCVPPVEGFLEGLRSICDQYQSVLIFDEVMTGFRVALGGAQAHYNIEPDLTTLGKVIGGGMPVGAFGGKAEIMDYIAPVGPVYQAGTLSGNPIAMAAGFAALSQLSEKDIHSQLTINTEKLAKGLKAAANKYNIPLSINYVGGMFGFFFTEQENVTTFEQVMACDTERFNTFFHLMLEQGVYLAPSAFEAGFLSAAHTDADIDATILAAERCFAKM from the coding sequence ATGTCACATTCTCAACAACTTTTTCAACAAGCACAACAGACCATTCCTGGCGGTGTTAACTCGCCGGTCCGCGCATTTAAAGGCGTCGGCGGAACGCCTCGCTTTATTGAGCGAGCGCAGGGGGCGTATATTTTTGATGCCGACCAAAATAAATACATCGATTATGTCGGCTCTTGGGGTCCGATGATCCTAGGTCATAATGATCCGGTCATTTTAGATGCGGTGATTAAAACAGCGCAAAATGGTTTAAGTTTTGGTGCTCCTACCGAGTTAGAAATCACCATGGCTGAAAAGGTACGTGAGTTGGTGCCTAGTATGCAGAAATTGCGCATGGTAAGTTCAGGCACCGAAGCGACAATGAGCGCGATTCGATTAGCGCGAGGTTACACTGGCCGTGACAAAATCTTAAAATTTGAAGGCTGTTACCACGGTCACGCCGACTCTTTGTTAGTAAAAGCAGGCTCTGGTGCTCTCACCCTAGGCGTGCCTAATTCCCCTGGAATTCCTGCCGACTTTGCCAAACATACTTTAACCGTTACCTACAATGATATTGAGTCTGTTAAACAAATATTTGCCCAATATGGTGATGATATTGCATGTATCATCGTTGAACCGGTTGCCGGCAACATGAACTGCGTGCCACCAGTTGAAGGGTTCTTAGAAGGTTTACGAAGCATTTGTGACCAGTATCAGTCGGTATTAATCTTTGATGAAGTTATGACCGGTTTTCGAGTCGCGCTAGGTGGTGCTCAAGCCCATTACAATATTGAACCGGACTTGACGACCCTAGGTAAAGTGATTGGTGGCGGTATGCCTGTTGGTGCCTTTGGTGGTAAAGCAGAAATTATGGATTATATCGCTCCGGTTGGACCTGTGTATCAAGCCGGTACTCTGTCTGGTAACCCGATTGCCATGGCTGCCGGATTTGCAGCTTTAAGCCAGTTAAGCGAAAAAGATATCCATAGCCAGTTAACCATCAATACAGAAAAACTGGCAAAAGGATTAAAAGCTGCGGCCAATAAATATAATATCCCACTAAGCATTAACTATGTTGGTGGAATGTTTGGTTTCTTCTTTACTGAGCAAGAAAACGTTACAACATTTGAACAAGTGATGGCGTGTGACACAGAACGCTTTAATACCTTCTTCCACTTAATGTTAGAGCAAGGGGTATATTTAGCGCCTTCAGCATTTGAAGCAGGGTTTTTATCAGCCGCGCATACTGATGCCGATATTGATGCCACCATTTTAGCAGCAGAACGTTGTTTTGCTAAAATGTAA
- a CDS encoding aspartate carbamoyltransferase, with translation MMNFQGSHILSISQFDRDSVSRILDVAKAMIPYAARQKRCHVLEGAILNNLFFEPSTRTRISFGTAFQLLGGFVHETVGVEGSSLSKGESLFDTAKVISGYSDVIAMRHPDMHSVAEFAKGSTVPVINGGDGANEHPTQALLDLFTIDAEMRRFNKGIDGLNIVLMGDLKHGRTVHSLSRLLCLYKNLHVTLLAPKALQMPTNIVNLLTNAGHKVTITESMADSLQSDVVYQTRIQQERFESQQEADLYRGHFSLNKKIYEQYCKDHTVIMHPLPRDSRPEANELDNDLNDNHNLAIFRQAQNGVLVRMALFALTLGVDEKLTQYEKPVTWYTNK, from the coding sequence ATGATGAATTTTCAAGGCAGTCATATTCTGTCGATATCTCAATTTGACAGAGATTCTGTTTCTCGGATCTTAGATGTTGCCAAAGCAATGATCCCTTATGCCGCCAGACAAAAACGTTGCCATGTATTAGAAGGTGCCATTTTAAATAACCTGTTTTTTGAACCCAGTACCCGCACTCGGATCTCTTTTGGTACGGCGTTTCAACTACTCGGTGGTTTTGTCCACGAAACGGTTGGGGTAGAGGGTTCTTCCCTATCAAAAGGGGAATCGTTGTTCGACACCGCTAAAGTAATTAGTGGTTACAGTGACGTAATTGCTATGCGCCACCCAGATATGCATTCGGTTGCTGAATTTGCCAAAGGCAGTACCGTACCGGTGATTAATGGGGGTGACGGTGCCAATGAACACCCAACTCAGGCTTTGTTGGATTTATTTACGATTGATGCAGAAATGCGTCGATTTAATAAAGGGATCGATGGTTTAAACATTGTCCTAATGGGTGATTTAAAACATGGTCGCACTGTTCACTCGTTATCTCGTTTACTGTGTTTATACAAGAATTTACATGTCACACTGCTGGCGCCAAAAGCATTACAGATGCCAACAAACATTGTTAACTTACTGACCAACGCAGGTCATAAGGTTACCATTACCGAGTCCATGGCAGACAGCTTACAAAGCGACGTGGTTTATCAAACCCGTATTCAGCAAGAACGCTTTGAAAGTCAGCAAGAAGCTGATCTGTATCGTGGTCACTTTAGTTTAAATAAGAAAATCTACGAGCAATACTGTAAGGATCATACTGTGATCATGCACCCACTGCCTAGAGATTCACGCCCTGAAGCGAATGAGTTAGATAATGATTTAAACGATAATCACAATCTGGCAATTTTCCGTCAAGCACAAAATGGGGTACTGGTGAGAATGGCATTATTTGCCTTAACCTTAGGGGTTGATGAAAAACTCACACAATATGAAAAACCGGTCACTTGGTACACCAACAAATAA
- a CDS encoding chloride channel protein: MSLASLRKKLAKPVPSWQLCLLGIIGGALASLFIIIFRLSIESIQLLYLDNIDDFTTLSEIERLITPIVAVSLILLLAWAIKFKYYRMGIPFVIHRLKVAYGHIPMRNTITQFFGSIFALAGGFSVGREGPAVHIGAASSSFLGARLKLPKNAIKTMCACGVAAGISASFNTPLAAVMFVMEVILREYKMHIFVPVILASIIGSIMTNAVFGSYHDVDFFPYIAIDFWHYPLLILFGIALGFLGTMFNQCLMATIKASRHHHMYKRLILAALVMGLIGYLVPQSMGAGLTGVGLLVNQNPHISLIFSLLVAKFFATALVLGLGIPGGVIGPTLTIGAIAGAIMGYFVGFIYQDIHFMGDYALLGMSGMLAATLNAPLAALLTVIELSNQLELALPAMVVITTAFLTSSQFLKNRSIFLQQLRYQELPYKLSHVESSLQKYGVLGSMDTNIKIIHSDDDQEISTFFDRHHMDNHIISCHSNGDLSLWEIDFNAQLRAENEPGLMQFKMQGLSSQETLSEAFNILSDKRLGAVYIYDTEDSNQQQVIGILPFQKIRQQLTKGYK, translated from the coding sequence ATGTCTCTGGCTTCGCTAAGGAAAAAACTTGCAAAACCTGTGCCCTCTTGGCAGTTGTGCCTGCTTGGGATCATTGGTGGTGCGCTAGCCTCATTATTTATCATCATTTTCAGATTAAGCATCGAATCTATCCAATTACTCTATTTGGATAATATAGACGATTTCACTACTCTATCAGAAATTGAACGTTTAATAACCCCTATTGTTGCAGTTAGTTTAATATTACTGCTCGCTTGGGCCATTAAATTTAAGTATTACCGAATGGGTATTCCCTTTGTAATCCACAGGTTAAAGGTTGCTTATGGCCATATTCCGATGCGAAATACCATCACCCAATTTTTTGGCAGTATCTTTGCCCTAGCCGGTGGCTTTTCGGTCGGTAGAGAAGGACCGGCCGTGCATATAGGGGCTGCCAGCAGTAGTTTTCTAGGCGCCCGTTTAAAGTTACCTAAAAATGCGATTAAAACCATGTGTGCCTGTGGTGTGGCCGCCGGTATTTCTGCCAGTTTCAACACCCCATTAGCCGCGGTAATGTTTGTTATGGAAGTCATATTGCGCGAATACAAAATGCATATCTTTGTCCCCGTTATTCTGGCTTCTATTATTGGTTCAATAATGACCAATGCGGTTTTTGGCTCATATCATGACGTCGATTTTTTTCCTTATATTGCGATCGATTTTTGGCATTACCCTCTGTTAATTTTATTCGGTATTGCACTTGGTTTTTTGGGGACCATGTTTAATCAATGTTTGATGGCCACAATCAAAGCATCGCGTCATCACCATATGTACAAACGCCTGATTTTAGCAGCCTTAGTGATGGGCTTAATCGGGTATTTGGTTCCGCAAAGTATGGGGGCAGGCTTAACAGGGGTTGGCCTTTTGGTAAATCAAAATCCTCACATTAGCCTTATTTTTAGTTTACTGGTCGCCAAATTCTTCGCCACCGCCTTGGTTTTAGGTTTGGGAATTCCTGGTGGTGTTATTGGTCCAACGTTGACCATAGGGGCCATAGCCGGTGCTATTATGGGGTATTTTGTTGGATTTATTTATCAAGATATTCACTTTATGGGGGACTATGCTCTTTTAGGTATGTCTGGGATGCTGGCGGCCACTTTAAACGCCCCACTCGCAGCCTTGTTAACGGTCATTGAATTGTCAAACCAATTAGAGCTTGCCTTACCGGCGATGGTCGTCATTACCACGGCTTTTTTAACCTCTAGCCAATTTTTAAAAAATCGTTCGATTTTTCTTCAACAACTGCGTTATCAAGAGTTACCTTATAAATTGTCGCATGTAGAAAGTTCCCTCCAAAAGTACGGGGTACTCGGGTCGATGGACACTAACATTAAAATCATCCACAGTGATGATGACCAAGAAATTAGCACCTTTTTCGACCGACACCACATGGATAATCATATTATTTCCTGCCATAGCAACGGGGATTTGTCGTTGTGGGAAATCGACTTTAATGCCCAGCTAAGGGCGGAGAATGAGCCTGGATTGATGCAATTTAAAATGCAAGGATTAAGTTCGCAAGAAACTTTATCCGAAGCCTTTAATATACTCTCTGACAAACGCCTTGGGGCTGTTTACATTTACGACACCGAAGACAGTAATCAACAACAAGTGATTGGTATTTTACCATTTCAAAAAATTCGTCAACAACTTACCAAAGGATATAAATAA
- the hemJ gene encoding protoporphyrinogen oxidase HemJ has protein sequence MTTILWLKALHIAFMVAWFAGIFYLPRLFVYHAETDNVDVQAQLKVMERRLLYFISPFALLTLAFGLALIYQLGGAWFVASHWLHAKLLLVAILFIYHGYCFKLLKTFANDQNTRSGKFYRVLNEMPVFILFGTIILAVVKPGL, from the coding sequence ATGACCACAATCTTATGGTTAAAAGCCCTTCATATTGCGTTTATGGTGGCCTGGTTTGCCGGTATTTTCTACCTGCCCAGACTGTTTGTCTATCATGCTGAAACCGACAATGTCGATGTACAAGCGCAACTGAAAGTGATGGAACGCAGATTACTCTATTTTATCAGCCCATTTGCCTTATTAACTTTAGCCTTTGGTTTAGCACTTATTTACCAGCTGGGCGGCGCTTGGTTTGTTGCATCGCATTGGCTTCATGCAAAACTTTTATTGGTGGCCATATTATTTATTTATCATGGTTACTGTTTTAAGTTACTTAAAACCTTCGCTAATGATCAAAATACTCGCTCAGGTAAATTTTATCGAGTGCTCAATGAAATGCCGGTATTTATCTTGTTTGGCACCATTATTTTGGCGGTCGTAAAACCCGGTTTATAA
- the mrcB gene encoding penicillin-binding protein 1B: MSKRKFIKPKGFTKGHVAKANNSHLGLSHWLFHTALKLSIIFVVTFALYSIYLDGKVRRTFEGQRWEIPAQIYSKVRVLTPNQAIKYPRIEYELEQVGYQRVKRVEQPGEFSRNNNRLTVYRRPFDFGYGLEPATKLLIEQRGGDVYRLWQDDEEVSSVKLEPLLIDRILSPQGEDRVYVSLEMLPDRLIDTLLLVEDKDFYNHHGVSPTGILRAFWHNLLAGKRVQGGSTLTQQLAKNMYLNSEKTIWRKVNEALMSIIMEIRYSKDQLLEAYINQVYLGQHFANGIYGFGLGSQFYFGKSISQLNAAEVALLVAQVKGPSYYDPWRNQERAVQRRDLVLRLMYQDEIISQAEYELALSTPLSIRTSRRMDKHSFPAYMQLVRRELHKIGASKVLQSGIKVFTAFDLHKQLDAEQSVKERLSTLEKNRTDVDDLEVAMVISEVRTGAINAVIGGREVKYSGFNRALDAKRPIGSLIKPVVYLTALERYEQYNLATPLVDKPITLQNNNGKTWKPKNYDGKYRDSVPLIEGLVKSLNVPTVNLGMELGTQKVAQTLQALGYSGEVELLPSMLLGTTNMSAFEVNQWFNTIANAGVYHAPSAIQLVSSADGDILWQRYKAVDGRLSSQGAFLIEYALRQVTKTGTAQSLSWQFPDLILAGKTGTSNDLRDSWFVGYDLDTVVTTWIGRDDNKPMGLTGSSGALSLYSNFLQKYGGFNRSDYVPEGIEYTTFELTTGNAVQDNCADVAKYPAISDGISYASDCLLIETEAPSWLEQLFGMGSD, translated from the coding sequence ATGAGTAAAAGAAAGTTTATTAAACCCAAAGGCTTCACCAAAGGCCATGTGGCAAAAGCTAATAATTCACATTTAGGGTTAAGTCATTGGTTGTTCCATACTGCACTGAAGTTATCCATTATTTTTGTGGTCACTTTTGCTCTTTATAGTATTTATCTAGATGGTAAAGTAAGGCGCACATTTGAAGGTCAACGCTGGGAAATACCGGCGCAAATATACAGTAAGGTTAGAGTGTTAACACCTAACCAAGCGATCAAATACCCCCGCATCGAATATGAGCTAGAACAAGTTGGCTACCAGCGTGTAAAGCGAGTCGAACAACCCGGTGAATTTAGTCGAAATAACAACAGATTAACTGTTTATCGTCGTCCCTTTGATTTTGGTTATGGCCTAGAGCCTGCGACTAAATTGTTGATTGAACAACGTGGTGGTGATGTATACCGCTTATGGCAAGATGATGAAGAAGTCTCAAGTGTTAAACTTGAACCTTTATTAATCGACCGTATTTTGTCGCCACAAGGTGAAGATAGGGTTTATGTTTCCCTTGAAATGCTACCAGATCGGTTAATTGACACTTTGCTACTGGTAGAGGATAAAGATTTTTACAATCATCATGGGGTGTCGCCAACTGGCATATTACGGGCATTCTGGCATAACTTACTTGCCGGTAAAAGAGTGCAAGGTGGCAGTACTTTAACCCAACAACTTGCCAAAAATATGTACCTCAATAGCGAAAAAACGATCTGGCGCAAGGTTAATGAAGCCTTGATGTCCATTATCATGGAAATTCGCTACTCCAAGGATCAACTATTAGAAGCCTATATTAATCAAGTCTATTTAGGCCAACACTTTGCCAATGGTATTTACGGTTTTGGCTTAGGCTCACAATTTTATTTTGGCAAATCCATAAGCCAATTAAATGCAGCAGAAGTGGCCTTGTTGGTGGCACAAGTTAAAGGCCCGTCTTATTACGATCCATGGCGTAATCAAGAACGTGCAGTGCAACGACGTGATTTGGTATTACGGTTGATGTATCAAGATGAAATTATTTCTCAAGCAGAATATGAACTCGCACTAAGCACCCCTTTGTCGATTCGAACATCGCGTCGTATGGACAAACATTCTTTCCCCGCTTATATGCAACTTGTTCGTCGAGAATTGCATAAAATCGGTGCCAGTAAAGTATTACAATCTGGTATTAAGGTCTTTACCGCATTTGATTTACACAAACAGCTTGATGCAGAACAATCGGTAAAAGAGCGTTTATCAACACTTGAAAAGAACCGCACAGACGTTGACGACTTAGAAGTCGCGATGGTGATAAGCGAAGTGAGAACAGGGGCGATTAATGCCGTTATCGGAGGTCGAGAGGTAAAATATTCTGGTTTTAACCGTGCTTTAGATGCCAAAAGGCCGATTGGTTCACTAATTAAACCCGTGGTTTATCTGACGGCGTTAGAGCGGTATGAGCAGTACAATTTGGCGACCCCGTTAGTCGATAAACCTATTACATTACAGAACAATAATGGTAAAACCTGGAAGCCCAAAAATTATGATGGCAAATACCGAGATAGCGTGCCTCTGATTGAGGGCTTAGTCAAATCATTAAATGTGCCAACAGTCAATTTAGGCATGGAGCTAGGTACGCAAAAGGTTGCGCAAACGCTTCAAGCACTCGGTTATTCTGGTGAGGTTGAATTACTGCCGAGTATGTTACTCGGTACCACCAATATGTCGGCTTTTGAAGTCAACCAATGGTTTAATACCATTGCTAATGCCGGCGTATATCATGCCCCATCAGCCATTCAATTGGTGTCTTCGGCCGATGGCGATATTTTATGGCAACGCTATAAAGCGGTTGATGGAAGGTTATCTTCCCAAGGCGCTTTCTTAATTGAGTACGCCTTAAGGCAAGTGACCAAAACTGGCACCGCTCAGTCTTTATCATGGCAGTTTCCTGATTTGATTTTGGCCGGAAAAACAGGCACCAGTAATGATCTTAGGGACTCTTGGTTCGTTGGTTATGATCTCGATACCGTGGTAACTACATGGATCGGTCGTGATGACAATAAGCCTATGGGGTTAACGGGGAGCAGCGGGGCACTGTCACTTTATAGTAACTTTTTACAGAAATATGGTGGTTTCAATCGTTCTGATTATGTTCCAGAAGGGATTGAATACACCACCTTTGAATTAACCACGGGAAATGCGGTTCAGGATAATTGTGCTGATGTAGCTAAGTATCCGGCAATTTCTGACGGTATATCCTATGCCAGTGACTGTTTGTTGATCGAAACCGAAGCACCATCATGGTTAGAACAGCTATTTGGTATGGGGAGTGACTAA
- the erpA gene encoding iron-sulfur cluster insertion protein ErpA: MSNSEMPIQFSDAAAAKVKVLITEEENPDLKLRVYVTGGGCSGFQYGFTFDEKVNEGDMTIEKQGVTMVVDPMSLQYLVGGVVDYIEGLEGSRFLVNNPNAQTTCGCGSSFSI, translated from the coding sequence ATGTCAAACAGCGAAATGCCAATTCAATTCAGTGATGCTGCCGCCGCCAAAGTTAAGGTGTTGATTACTGAAGAAGAGAATCCAGATTTAAAGCTTAGGGTTTATGTTACTGGTGGTGGATGTTCAGGCTTTCAGTACGGTTTCACTTTTGATGAAAAGGTGAATGAAGGCGATATGACCATCGAAAAACAAGGGGTAACCATGGTTGTTGACCCAATGAGTTTACAATATTTGGTTGGTGGTGTGGTAGATTACATCGAAGGGCTTGAAGGAAGTCGCTTTTTAGTAAATAACCCCAACGCTCAAACAACCTGTGGTTGTGGCTCATCGTTCTCGATTTAA
- a CDS encoding DUF6776 family protein: MNWLKKLSLAKLHQKFGAFKILLTSFTLLLLVGLGAYKLGNYFHKHQTELIEQQTARLDKLYQQNESALSRINTLTVELEIEKLANQKAQESLRKLEEQHFELKKQLAFYEKIMAPEKQLNGIIIDEVNIIPSVSENHYRIRVVLVQQEKTKSNVKGHVEVSFVGSLDNRPATIKLENVSPVTKDELSFSFQYFQVFETEFSLAQNFIPEQVSVSAVMPKGRWQKYQRLDQVYPWSEVVE, encoded by the coding sequence ATGAATTGGTTAAAAAAATTATCACTGGCGAAATTGCATCAAAAATTTGGTGCATTCAAAATATTACTAACCAGTTTTACCCTGTTACTTTTGGTAGGCCTAGGCGCTTACAAACTCGGTAATTATTTTCATAAGCATCAGACTGAGTTAATCGAACAACAAACGGCTCGTCTGGATAAGTTATACCAACAAAATGAAAGCGCTCTATCTCGAATCAATACCCTGACGGTCGAATTAGAAATCGAAAAACTGGCAAATCAAAAAGCACAAGAAAGCTTGCGCAAACTTGAAGAACAGCATTTTGAGTTAAAAAAACAGTTAGCTTTCTACGAAAAAATAATGGCACCTGAAAAACAACTTAACGGCATTATTATTGACGAAGTTAATATTATTCCCAGCGTCAGTGAAAATCATTATCGAATACGTGTTGTTTTGGTCCAACAAGAAAAGACCAAAAGCAATGTCAAAGGGCACGTTGAAGTAAGTTTTGTTGGCAGCCTTGATAACCGCCCTGCGACGATCAAATTAGAAAATGTATCACCAGTAACCAAAGACGAACTTTCTTTTAGTTTTCAATATTTTCAAGTCTTTGAAACCGAATTCAGTCTTGCACAAAACTTCATACCAGAGCAAGTCAGCGTTTCTGCAGTTATGCCCAAAGGGCGTTGGCAAAAGTATCAGCGTCTGGATCAGGTGTACCCTTGGTCAGAGGTTGTAGAGTAA